The Canis lupus dingo isolate Sandy chromosome 7, ASM325472v2, whole genome shotgun sequence DNA window ATGGGAGAACCTTTATGGAATTTTACACAGGTCACTGTTAAATTCACTACTGCttgtatttcaaaaaaatgttgaCTAAGAGCCAGAGCAAACATGCTGACTAAATCTGACATCACGCTGGTAGGGACAGTTAGCAATCTGGAAAACGAGACTCATATTTGAGACGTACCACAATACAAATCAGAATAAGTGCATAATGGATTCTACATAGAGGACACCTTCTACCCACTTCACTTTTGTTTCTCCAATCTCTACCAGTgcaagtagaaggaagaaagcaaTGTGTCAAAAGAAAGACTAGTGACAGCCATTACCTGGTGATGCCTAACTCCCTGGccagtttagatttttttaataaagttttattctttactctcctcttctatttttttccaaattggatTTCCTGTTGTTTTCTATACCTGTTATTTCCTAACTATTCAAAAACTTCAACTCCCAAGAGTGATTTAATCCCAAATGGAAAAACCACGAACCCACAAACCATTTTTGGTGGAGGTAAAGATACAAAAGGATTTGTGACTAAGAGGGAGAAAGCAACAAGCATGAATGTCACAGGGTAAAAATCAGAGTGGCAGACAATTAAGACAGGGTCAAAATGGTGTGAGGCATAGGTCTTCAGGTatatgaaagattaaaaacaaatgattataTTTAGTCTAAGAGATAACATTATTTTGTGTCTTCCTGGGCATTCGTACAAATTGTGAACACTCTACAAAGTAACAATGATCTTTCTTTGATCCTATCTCAAAGGTAGACAATTAAGTTAGAAGTAGAGAAAAGTAAAGATAGTTGTTCATAAAGTACACTTACCTGGAATTTGAAGCTCATCCTCAATAAATCGAACATAATTTTGTGCGTTAATAGGTAGTTCTTTAAATGTCCTTGCATTTGATATATCTGTGTTCCAACCTGGGAGCGTCTTATATTGAACTTCAACTTTATTTAAGACTTCTTGGTTTGCTGAAAGTTAAAGAGTAAGTCTGTTTTCTCTTGGTAGAACACTGCCTATTGTCAAACAACTTTTTGCTATGTTACAGGTTCATAATCTTGTCAAAATCCTTggagtcagggcagcccgggtggctcagtggtttagtgccgccttcagcccagggcctgatcctagagacccaggatcgagtcccacgtcaggctccctgcatggaacctgcttctctctctgcctgtgtctctgcctctctctctacctctctgtgtctctcatgaataaataaataaatcctttaaaaaaaaaaatccttggagtCAGATATGTTATGGAATGCAGAGTTTCCCAGAGTGTAGGAAGGTCAGACAGTATATTTACCACCTGAGGCAATATTTTCATAATCAAACACATTCCTGCAGCAACAGAATTATTCACTGTAAGCAGTCAGATTATTGGTTCTATTATCAACCCAAGTCAGGTTTTGCTGTCAAAGGACTCTGGTGCTAAACTTTAAACTTTCCACTTTTAGAGCTTTTTAGATTTCTGTGCTGTGAATTAGAGATTGTGGCCCTGCATAAAGGCAGCAATCTCACAGAAAGGAGACTTATTATACTTGCTCTCATCTGGAAAATCTACTGATTTTGTAACTGTACAAAAGCTTAGCTGGAAATTGTCTTCATTATCTCACTTAACCATTTTCACTGTATTCCCtaatagaaaagaagaatgtaCAGAAATAACAACAGTTTCTTTGACTAGAGACCATATAGTGGATACTGTAGGTATACTATCCAGACTTCCCAGTTCAGGATTTAGACACTTATTCCCCTCAGCTCTGGAAGCACTGTCTACTGAGGATGCTTGTTCAGAATTTCCTCAGAAACTGCCCTCACCTGAAGGGAGCTGCCTCCCTGGAGCAGCCCATATCCCATGACTGGTCAGTGTGGACAACAGGCAGGCAGCACAGAACTGCagtttctgagaaaaagaaaacttacaaacAAGTCCTAGAACTACTCAACTCTCTGCCCAGGGGCAATTTCCCAGCCACTGGAAGTCAGGACACTAGTCACCAGAGAACAGTGGTCCCACTGAGCTGAGAAGGTAGGTAACTGGTTTCAGTGCAGTGGAAGCAGCTAGATTCATCATGGTCAAGTTTTAGAGAGGACAGAGCTATCCAGAGAGCTCCTACTCCTTACAAGTCCATGTAGACATCCCACGGCTAGCATTCAACTTTACATAGGAGGGACCCGCGGGACCACTGGAGGCTTTCCGGATAGATGCTGTCACACAGTTGAGTGGGACAGATTCTAGATTTCAAGCTGTGCTAACAAGAAGGAAAGGGACAGGGTAGGGTACACTGGAGCTCCAGGACTGCCAGATTGGAGAGAGCTCTTTATACCTTGATAACTCTCCTGGCATCCAGCTGAGATAGCAGGAAGGCTGTTCCTTAAAATGAAAAACCATGCTCAAGAGTAAAACTGACTATAGACCCTACATAACAAAATCTAAAACTCAGCTCTATCCAATCCACAGAGGAGACAGAATTTGGAGGCTGACCCATACTAGTTTGGAGGTTTGGGAAACACCCTGGGCTTTTCACATAACTATACTAATACAGCAGAAAACCAAGCTCATACAAATTCAAGATGATTACCCAGTAATTTAACTGTCCCCTAAAACAAGAACCAATACCCTTCAGAGGAAGATAACAGAATAGGAGTCACTACAACAGAAGTGCATTTAATCAGAAGTCATTCATCACAGAAACAGTGATCCACAATTAAGGAAAAAAcagtcaagagaaacaaaactggaaatgGCCCAGATGCGGACTAACAGATAATGACTAAATGTGTTTCTAAGAACTTGAGGTGATCCTCAGTTCCCAAGGACTGGTTGTCACTAGCAAGTCATAAGACCTAGCAGCCTACCAAGTTTCATTAAACTAGTCAATATTCCTTTGTTTGGCATATTCCCAGCCTTACAGGATGACTAAATAAATGACCGGTTCCTATTTTTGAAAGCTGGAAACATTTAAGGAACGTCCTGAGTACTGAAGAAATCCTATAACTAACGATATGCCTGAAGAAACAGTGCATCATGTAGGAAGTCTTCCTACAACCAACTACTTTTGACATAGGAGTATCAGAAAAAACCATTTGTGTGGCTTGAAGGACAGCATGGCTTAATATATTAAGAGCCTGCTAAACTCGTGTAAGAAGTACTTTTCCCTCCTATCCCACACTGCTCAAGGAAGAGAGGAATGCCTACACAGAAGTTACTTTCAAAACAGGGAAGATGAAATTCAGGAGCAGCACAGCGGGCTGGGCTCAGAGGTACTAcgtttcttttttcctattttgagtCTGAACCCATGCTTATTACTGCAAACCAGAACCCAAATGCATAGCAGCTATGGAACAAATGCTGATGAGATGTGAATATATTCCCACCATTCACAAAGAGCATATCAACCCTGTGGCTATAGATCATAAACTATACACCAAAGAGCTTTATGAAATTGTTCTAACACATTCACCTAATAATATTCTTTATATCACAGACTGAAAAAAGTACCTGGGAAATGAGGTATGATTTCACCATCTAACTTGTAAGCAACCCCAACTTTGATTTCCGTAAACATGTCCAAAATATCCAATTTGGTAAGTGCCAACCTAAGTGGAAGAAAAGGCAGTGTTCAAACAGCAGACTCTTAAAGGCAGTAACATCTAATCTGCtaaggaagtaaagaaaaattcataCAAAGCTAAACATTCCAAAGCAATTTGAAAACTGGTTAGGATTATATTCTAAAGTTTGCCACACATAAAGCGTGCATTTtcctcataataaaaaaaaagatttaactgaTCTACTTGTGCGTTACTTCTCTAATAACTGTATTTTCCCTGATCCACGCCATCTTgtttaactttcttttatttatatataccttttaacttaaaaaaaattttttttgagagaaagagaaagcgtGCACTTGCGCACACAagtgagtgggaggcagagggaaggagggactctcaagcaggctccacacagagcgTGGAGCCCAGCCTgtgactcaatctcacaacctgagaccatgacctgagctgaaaccaagagtcagacatttaaccaactgagccacccaggcaccccgcttAGCTTTCTTATGATGGATCCACACATATCTGAGGGACAGTTGCCTAGAGGAATGGATGCACTCTGTGGGACACAGCTATACTCATTGTTCTGTATGGAGGACTACAAGatacatgtatatttacacaCAGGCCACTGACCCTCATTCCTTCCCTCCGGTTACTATCACCTCCACCCTTCTGCTCAGAAATTGTCACAGCAAAGCAAGGACACCACATTCAGGACCTTTTCAAGACATGTCAAATCTCCCAATAAACTAGGAAACCATTTTAAGGGAAAATCTATGCTTAAATAAAACGGTAGGTTTGAAATTCTTATCCACGattactttttaatcttttattctgttatttgctGGAAGTTAAACCAAATTAATACAAACAGGAGTAcacttatttacatatttacatacatgTGTTAATAGCAACTTTTTACTGAGCATTTTCAGTGAGCCAGGCAGCGTGCTATATGCTCTCACTGTATTTCTCACCTAATTTTCAGAACACCCGCATGAAGTAGATAACATTATCTagattttaatgatgaaaaaacacagaaagattaACTTTTCCAAAGTGATGCCACAAAACATGAATCTGAGATTTCAAAACAGAAGTTACATTCATCAAGCCCATGCACTAAATCAGTTATATTGCTTCCCTTCCATATAAACTAAATGCaccatctatctacctacctaatCTGACTTCCCTCTATACTTACATGCACGTGGGTGTATCATGATTCCCTTTTCTCAACCGTGGATATCTAGGAAGACAACCTGGGGTCCTCTCCCTTGGGGCACTTGAAACTCGGGCTACAGTATCATCTGGAGGCTAAACTGAAATTTTTCTACCAGGGTACTAATTTTCAAGCTTGCACTCCACAAAATTTAACCTGTGGTCATGAATGATACCTTAGTTTcctgaaataaatgtttctaagAATACTCACGCAGTAAATCCATTAATCATATGAGCATATTTGAGCAAAACAAGGTCCAACCAGCcacatcttcttttccttccagtgGTTACCCCAAACTCTCGACCTCTTGTTTGTAATAATTCTCCAATTTCCTAGAAGTATAAAATAGGACTTTGGATTATAATACCAATGCTATTAATCCAGTAGAATTACATGTAAGGTCATATAACAAGTCAGAGTCTCAGAGATGAACATCTTCCAAAAAGTAAGTGGAAGACAGAATTCTATACAGATGATGGATACTATGTGAGGTAGGCATTATTTGAAAGAGATCCACTTTGGCTTcattttttaccatttctttaaaaccagtatttttttatgatgttagctaacttcttaaattttaacatataaaatgctacatattaaaaacaaagttgttagtaaatatttattaaaataggtAAGTCAAAGCAATTATTCCAAGAACTACTATAGTTTGATGATCTCCTGAAAACCACAGGACAAACTCTCAGCTACTCAGGAGTTGTAGAAAGCACAATACccttagaaagagaaataaggttGAAAAATATGCTGAAAGATCTAAGCCACAGCCATTCCCCAGAACCTAATTTTTCACTTATtatctatttcttaatttatacCTTTCTGATTAAGTCTTCATTTCACTACCTCTTCTATTCTGACATCAATACAactatgtgttttttaaaatgttgctctgtcaggtttgaatcccagcccaGTCCCTGTGTGtgactttggctcaagtgatTTCAGCTCTCCCTGACAGTTTTCTCAAGTGTAGAAGCAGGATAGTGACCACTACCCACCTCCCTGGGCTGTCGTGAGGTCCAAAGAGCTTCCGAGTATACAACACTCTGACAGTGCCTGCCCCGATGTCACCACCATGAAAGTGCTGGTCAGGATCACACCAAGTCTGGAGGTTACTCTCCTCGGCCTTGGCTCCCAATACGCTCTTAGTGAGAGGcagttcttatttttaactacttctttctccttcactatCTCAATCTCCCTTATAAACCCACCTTCATGTAGCTTGGTGCTTACAATTACCTTTAAGTACTCTCTAACCCTTCATCTTTTTTTGCCCATCTGTTCCCACATAAGTGAAATGCACAGGAAGATAAGAATTCATTaaggggaagaaaagcagaagtttcaattttttaaaaatgatttatttgagagagagagaagaacgaGTGTGAgtgggtgagagagggagagattatctgaagtagactccatgctgagtgcagagcccaatacagggctcgatcccaggatcttgactgagatcatgacctgagccaaaaccaagagtcagatactcaaccaaaaGAGcaatccaggcaccccagaaggttttattttaaaatcttcagaatTGGATCTACTGAAAAATAGGCTTACATTGTCTTGCTCTGTAGGGAAGGCACCAATACCAACTCGAGTTGTGTAAGCTTTCACGACCCCATACACTTCTCCAACGTTTTGCGGGGGCATTCCCAACCCAGTACAGACACCTCCAACTGTACAGTTGGAAGAGGTCACAAAAGGGtaagttccttaaaaaaagaaacaaatattattcACACATAGAGATATACATTACTCTGAAACAGAATTATTGTGAAAAATCCCCATTTGAGTACATTCTAGGTACTGGACAGACTTGAATATAACTGCCCTCCTTAAACTTCAACCTTTAGCCTTGATCCTTTTTGTCTGTAGGGAGATAAAAAACACAGGTAATTAGAGCTATCAATGTAGTTGCTCATTCTGGAGAGGCTCCTTTGTTATATGGTATGTACTCACCTAATGGATTGCTAAATAATTTCATGATAAAACCCTTGTGTTATTCCACTACGTAGACTTATAACCTAGGTATTTTTAACACATTCCTGttagtttaaaaatgaatttattttattcccttGATATAGATTTTCAAGATACAGCCACAACCTAGAATAATACCAATATACTAAGAATTTTATGGTATTCAATATCCTACCTTCTCAACTCTATTCCGGGAATAATCCCAAAAATGACAAGAGAAGCTAAGGGGAGTATACTCCCTCATCCCCACCTCACCCTCAAATCCTGTTCCTATTTAAACTACCCACTAAGCCAGTGGGCACTGTTTTCTTTCCAGATTGCACAGGCATATTatgaagtaaaaaatacatatctactgcaaaagaaatatactttatttagtTGGTTTTCTTGCAGTCAAAAGCCAATGAAATGTCAGTAAGAGCTGAGAACACTCAGACTTACCGTTTGATATCACATTCAGAGAGAAAGGCCAACAATCTAATGAGGTGGTAGTTGGAAGACACTAAAGGGTTAActttttgaagatggaagaaatgcCCTAATCCATTCAGGATCTCAAGCCCAGGGAGTTAAACAAACTTCCACAGATCTTAAGAGGCATGTTTAATGACAAAGCTTATTAgttctcaatattaaaaaaaaaaaaaagaaaaagaaaaaaagaaaaaaacggcTAAATTAAAGATCCTTCCACAGGATTCCTCTAATCTCACAATGAAAACCAGTTTACAGAATCCCAAACCCACTGACCCAAgcagtgatttcatttttctaatgaacTAAAAACTTAACACATGGATTGTGTATTCTATAAtattgctgtaaaaaaaaaaaaaaaaagattagtagaTGACAAACTTccatcattccttttctttttttaagattttttttttctttatttgacagccAGCCAGAGAGTAGAAGCAGGAAGAatggccagagggagagagagaagcaggctcctccactGAGCTctatccaggactctgggattgtgacctgagctgaaggcagaggcccaactgactgtgccacccaggtgccccaaacttcCATTATTCCTGAATATTCAAGCTAAAAGCCTTGTTTTAAAACCCTATAAGGCAAACAGGAATTATGTATATCCTTAGTACTTTAGGGCTCAGATGAGCTTTTGCAAGTCGTATTTCACTTACCAAAATCAATATCTAGTAGCGCTGCATTTGCACCTTCTACCAAGATTTTCTTTGGTGGTCCATGTAGAGCCTCATAGAGGAAATAAACTCCATCTCTCACCATAGGTTTAATCCTTTCCATATAACCCTACAGACAAAGACGAAAACCAATTTCaatatataccaataaatttAGAACATGATCAGTACAAGTAACACTCACCTGACTCTGTGATAAGAAACACTTAACTCATTCAAAGCAGAAGGGTGTTAGTGATGGTACTCACCCTACTGAACATTTGGATTAGCTTTGGTCTCTTGTCCTGATTCTCCAGAACCAGAAGACAGACCCTAGCTCAAGACCAGTAGAGAAACGATGCAATTCAAAGGTTCTACATTAACCTCACTGCAAGTAATGATGTCAACCTTCCATTCTTTATAAACCAGCTCTCAGGAAAATAAGAAGAATGGAGTATATTACGTCGTGCTTTTATACTTGGTGAGGTATTTAAAAAGTCTCATTTATAATCCATGTAACCATGAGTTTTGAAACACGCCATCAGGGAAACTGTCAAAATGTGGATGCAGGTCACAAGTGACATTGCTGAGCATGCAAATATTGATAactgttaattttcttttgtcattgtaTTCCATTACAGCAATATCTCAGCAGTATTAGTAGATAATGTCAAATACTATTTTACACATGAGcattataaaatttttacaaaacatattaaaagtattaataatactgttaaattttataattcaattaaaaatgtaacataaacAAGAGTTCCCTCAAGGCCTGAAATATAACTACAATAAAACCTAGTTTTAACTATGTTTCCATATTTAGCCAGACTAGTATGGAAATTCCAGGATCCACTCATGAATTCACCAAATATGTTATACTCCTGATGAAAGTCTGGTCCCTGCCCCTGGTTCTAGTCTCCTGTTTATTCCtattttagtccttttttttatGCCTGAATGACCATGCCATTCATCATGTCCTTTGCTCCTTAAAGTGCTGTTTCGACATACACCACCTATTAAGAATCTTCTTACCCAATTCTGTTTATGATTATTCATCTACTTTACATTCATACGAAACATGGATAAAATAGAACCAAAAAGCTATACCACACTTCAGCGCATTATTATTTCCAAGTTGccaataataaatttaaaatatttgttgcatgacagaatgaaaagacaatggCAGTCTATTGTAAGTAATGACCAATACACTGAAGTCTAAATACCTAACATTCAGTATCTTCCttggaagtctttttttcttttttttaaagcaatttagtGAGTAGATTGGCCCAAGGTCTACAACCATTCTAGGATGGCATATGAGGTTTGTAAATTCCTATTCAGCTCTGGAATTGATGTTCATACCTATTTATAGAAGACAAGGAGTAATAATCAGATACATAGGACCCAGCTTGAAAAGCACTAAACATCAGGGTCGAATATAAGGGTGGATAGGGTAAGAGATTTGCTTACTGAAAGTCAAGCACCACTGACACCTAAAACCTGCCAAATGTGGGCCGAACCTTTGGCCAATCACCTTCTTCGTCTCTTAAGACAAAGTGCTAAAGACACTGGTCCTGTGGGGCACCGTTCCAGAATGGGTCAGCCAGCTTTACAAGTTatctcctgctgcccctctgtTGATCTATGTTCCACATTGCTAGGAGGGATTTTTATATAATACAAATCTAGTCATTTTTCTGCTAGAAATTACTCaataggggaaccctgggtggctcagcagtttagcgcctgcctttggcccagggcacgatcctggagtcccgggatcaagtcccgcgtcaggctcctggcttggagcctgcttcttctccctcctcctgtgtctctgcctgcctctctctctctctctctctacatctatcataattaaaaataaataaatcttaaaaaaaaattactcaataGTTTTTCATGAACT harbors:
- the ADSS2 gene encoding adenylosuccinate synthetase isozyme 2 isoform X4 — its product is MCDLVSDFDGFSERFKVLANQYKSIYPTLEIDIEGELQKLKGYMERIKPMVRDGVYFLYEALHGPPKKILVEGANAALLDIDFGTYPFVTSSNCTVGGVCTGLGMPPQNVGEVYGVVKAYTTRVGIGAFPTEQDNEIGELLQTRGREFGVTTGRKRRCGWLDLVLLKYAHMINGFTALALTKLDILDMFTEIKVGVAYKLDGEIIPHFPANQEVLNKVEVQYKTLPGWNTDISNARTFKELPINAQNYVRFIEDELQIPVKWIGVGKSRESMIQLF
- the ADSS2 gene encoding adenylosuccinate synthetase isozyme 2 isoform X3; amino-acid sequence: MEICLKQGRDGQFLEWPQGGNNAGHTVVVDSVEYDFHLLPSGIINPNVTAFIGNGVVIHLPGLFEEAEKNVQKGKGLEGWEKRLIISDRAHIVFDFHQAADGIQEQQRQEQAGKNLGTTKKGIGPVYSSKAARSGLRMCDLVSDFDGFSERFKVLANQYKSIYPTLEIDIEGELQKLKGYMERIKPMVRDGVYFLYEALHGPPKKILVEGANAALLDIDFGTYPFVTSSNCTVGGVCTGLGMPPQNVGEVYGVVKAYTTRVGIGAFPTEQDNEIGELLQTRGREFGVTTGRKRRCGWLDLVLLKYAHMINGFTALALTKLDILDMFTEIKVGVAYKLDGEIIPHFPANQEVLNKVEVQYKTLPGWNTDISNARTFKELPINAQNYVRFIEDELQIPVKWIGVGKSRESMIQLF